The proteins below come from a single Notamacropus eugenii isolate mMacEug1 chromosome 7, mMacEug1.pri_v2, whole genome shotgun sequence genomic window:
- the LOC140513936 gene encoding uncharacterized protein, which produces MRALSLPASPPNPMPPAPWASPDPAGYLCRSFGTWSFPFSLEPQNAINPGEGEQRGPGGRSRSLWEVRAKEERRWRGRVPLPLSSRRTPKPRKFRSLTGPSGDAGQRPESGGKEDPAAPAGRGRPGAAAGDQERSPGRGSRGTASPSRPRSGGGGCSPGSGRCPGSSRCLGSGRCPGSGRPPLRPRGAARSPSWLSGAPSARIGAGPRRRRRAPPRCHSAEHAPTPGSPAPARAAPRGRGERAFRLPLPHPSPGGGMSLKLTPAPRLTWKRGRLRLCDLQDQPPGARGDGDGDGGGHPTCSGAGLERWGEDAKDQVREARGTAPPQENRETQPIRQIFISHLLRALQDKNKTPAPREVSFPLGGSSTFPVRGSHQLLLPQYLKTRGAYLSEKAAVKEDQVLLFDWTELSTGQG; this is translated from the exons ATGCGGGCGCTGTCCCTGCCAGCCTCTCCCCCCAATCCCATGCCCCCGGCCCCTTGGGCATCCCCGGATCCAGCGGGGTATCTCTGCCGGAGTTTCGGAACTTGGAGTTTCCCGTTTTCTCTAGAGCCACAGAATGCCATTAACCCCGGGGAAGGGGAGCAGAGGGGGCCGGGGGGCAGATCCCGCTCTCTTTGGGAGGTCCGAGCCAAAGAAGAAAGGCGCTGGCGCGGCCGCGTCCCTCTGCCTCTGTCCTCG CGGAGGACACCAAAGCCCAGGAAGTTCCGGTCACTTACCGGCCCGTCCGGGGACGCTGGGCAGCGGCCCGAGAGCGGGGGGAAGGAGGACCCCGCGGCCCCGGCAGGGAGGGGGCGGCCGGGGGCGGCTGCAGGCGATCAGGAGAGGAGCCCggggagggggagcaggggaACAGCATCTCCTTCTCGTCCCCGAAGTGGAGGCGGAGGGTGCAGCCCTGGCTCCGGCCGCTGCCCTGGCTCCAGCCGCTGCCTCGGCTCCGGCCGCTGCCCTGGCTCCGGCCGCCCGCCGCTACGGCCCCGCGGTGCAGCGCGGAGCCCGAGCTGGCTGTCCGGGGCCCCCAGTGCCCGCATCGGGGCCGGCCCCCGGCGCCGCCGCCGCGCCCCGCCCCGCTGTCACTCAGCCGAGCACGCCCCGACTCCGGGGAGCCCCGCCCCGGCCCGGGCCGCCCCTCGGGGGCGCGGGGAGCGCGCCTTCCGCCTACCTCTGCCCCATCCATCCCCGGGGGGCGGGATGTCCCTAAAACTCACCCCGGCCCCTCGGCTCACCTGGAAACGGGGGCGCCTGCGACTCTGTGACCTCCAGGACCAGCCTCCGGGTGCTAGGGGTGACGGTGATGGTGATGGGGGGGGACACCCCACGTGCTCGGGGGCTGGACTGGAGCGGTGGGGAGAAGACGCAAAGGACCAGGTGAGAGAAGCCAGAGGCACCGCGCCCCCCCAAGAAAACCGAGAAACCCAACCAATCCGCCAGATATTTATTTCGCACCTACTACGTGCTCTCCAAGACAAAAATAAGACCCCCGCTCCCCGGGAAGTCAGCTTTCCATTGGGGGGATCCAGCACCTTCCCAG TCCGAGGAAGCCAtcagctgctgctgccacagtacCTGAAGACTAGAGGTGCTTATTTATCAGAGAAGGCTGCTGTTAAGGAAGATCAAGTCTTGTTATTTGATTGGACAGAGCTCAGCACAGGTCAAGGATAA